The segment CTCTGTAATAGGACTTTCCAAAATGAACCGAATTGTTGATTACTATGCTAAAAGACCGCAGGTCCAGGAAAGAATGACCATGCAAATTGTGCAGGAACTTCAAAAAGCACTGGGAACTCCAGATGTTGCCTGTGTTATTGATGCAAAACATCTTTGTGTAAATAGCCGGGGAATTAGAGATATTGAAAGCAGTACCGTGACTAGCGAGTTTGGAGGTGCTTTTAAAGATGCAGGAGTGAAGAGAGAATTCCTGGACTATATCAAGCTGGACACAACTTTTTAATTTTTAATCTTACCAGAAAGAAATATATGGCGCAGTATCATGAACAAAGCCTGAAAATATATAATTCAATGACAGGGGAAAAAGAAGTTTTTACCCCGCTCACAAAAGGAAATGTTGGAATGTATGTTTGTGGACCTACAGTTTACAGCAATGTTCATTTAGGTAACTGCCGTACTTTTATTTCTTTCGATCTTGTATTTCGTTACCTGAAACACCTGGGATATAAAGTAAGATACGTTCGCAATATTACAGATGCTTAGTCATTTAGAAAATGATGCTGAAACAGGTGAGGACAGGATTGCAAAAAAAGCGAGACTGGAACAGATAGAACCTATGGAAGTCGTACAGCGATACACCATTGATTTTCATAACATCCTGCAAAAATTCAACAATTTACCTCCCAGTATTGAACCTACTGCAACAGGACATATCGTTGAGCAGATAGAAACCATCAAGACAATAATGGAAAAAGGTCTTGCTTACGAAGCAAACGGTTCTGTTTATTTTGATGTTATTAAATTTAATAAAGATCATAACTATGGAAGGTTGAGTGGCCGTGCCATAGAAGATATGATAGCCAATACGAGAGAATTAGCTGCTCAAAGCGACAAGAAAAATCCACAGGATTTCGCTTTATGGAAAAAAGCTGAACCACAACACATTATGAGATGGCCTTCACCCTGGAGTGACGGTTTTCCAGGCTGGCATCTTGAATGTACAGTAATGAGTTCTAAATACCTGGGCGAACAGTTTGATATCCATGGTGGCGGAATGGATTTAAAATTTCCACACCACGAGTGCGAAATCGCTCAGGGTGAAGCTGCTACAGGGAAAAATCCGGTTAATTACTGGATGCACGCCAATATGCTCACTCTCAACGGAAAAAAGATGGCCAAGAGTACAGGAAATAATATTCTCCCAACTGAAATTTTTACCGGAAATAATGATGTTTTAAGTAAAGCATATAATCCCTCAGTTGCACGGTTTTTTATGCTACAGGCTCACTACCGCAGTATTCTTGATTTTTCTGATGAAGCTCTGGCAGCCAGCGAAAAAGGTTTTAATAGATTAATGGAATCATTTAGAACCATTGATCAGCTACCCGTTTCCTCCAATTCTACCTTTTCCATAGAGAAATGGACACAGCGGTGTTATGATGCCCTGAATGACGATTTTAATAGCCCAATTCTAATAGCCACTTTGTTTGAAGCTGTAAAATTCATTAACGCCGTAAAAGAAGGAGAAGAGAGGATTTCCCTAGGAGACAAAGAAGGTTTAAAAGCACAGATGTCAGCTTTTATTTTTGATGTTTTGGGCTTACTTGATGCTACCTCGCAACATGAAGAAAGTACTGAAAAACTTTCCGGTGCGATTGATCTATTAATAAGGCTAAGGGCAGAGGCACGAAATAATAAAGATTTTGCCACAAGTGACCAAATAAGGGATCAACTTCTGGCTTTGGGTATTCAATTAAAAGATGGAAAGGAAGGCACTACCTTTTCAATAGACTAGTCTTTAAACTAAATTTTATGTTGAAGTCATGGCTGGCTTACCCTTTTATTCTCCTGGTAAAATTTTATCAGAAGGTAATCTCGCCATTAACCCCTGCAGTTTGCCGATATTCTCCCACCTGCTCTCAATACACCCTTGTAGCTTTACAACGTTACGGCCTGTTTAAAGGCGGCTGGTTGGGTATCAAACGTATTGCAAGCTGTCATCCCTGGGGAGGCAAAGGTTTTGATCCTGTACCATAAGTTTATTATATTAAACGCGGTATCTATTGCAAAACCACGCAAATATGTATCTTTACTTCAACAAACTAAATTCTCTTAGATGTTTTTTAATGCCATTGTCTGGGATCCTTCGGAAGGATTAGATTTGGGTTTCTTTACCCTTCACTACTACAGTTTAATGTTCTTGATAGCCTTTGGCCTTGGCTGGTATATTATGAAGAGCATATATGCAAAAGAAGGAATTCCGGAAGAAAAGCTTGATCCTTTATTCATATATATGGTTCTGGCCACTCTTATTGGAGCACGATTGGGCCATGTCATCTTTTACGATTGGGATTACTTTCAACATCACTTACTTGAGATATTTCTGCTTAGTTAGATTTGAACCTGAATTTGAGTTTACGGGATTTAGAGGATTAGCGAGTCACGGTGCTGCTATCGGGATAATTATAGCGATGTACCTGTACCGGAAAAATGTTCTTGACAAACCAACATTATGGATACTTGACAGAATTGTAATTCCCGTAGCCAGTGGTGGTGTTTTCATCAGAATTGGAAATTTCCTGAATTCAGAAATAATTGGTAAACCTACAAACAGTGACTACGGAGTTATTTTTGCAAAACTGGGTGAGAATTTCCCAAGACATCCGGCGCAGTTGTACGAGTCTTTTTG is part of the Antarcticibacterium sp. 1MA-6-2 genome and harbors:
- the yidD gene encoding membrane protein insertion efficiency factor YidD — its product is MLKSWLAYPFILLVKFYQKVISPLTPAVCRYSPTCSQYTLVALQRYGLFKGGWLGIKRIASCHPWGGKGFDPVP